From a single Ignavibacteria bacterium genomic region:
- a CDS encoding tyrosine-protein phosphatase: protein MNYISKLYTNFTLISLIVLTSIIFISCSKVADKQAKQPEPGRSLGIASVPNLRDLGGYKTTSGATIANGLVFRANQLFNVSAGDMLKIEKLNLKNVFDLRTAAEKNPAPDELPAGVKNVWLDVLADVPSSGPANLTSLLTDPKKANIELGDGKVEALFKQAYRDCISLPSAKTNFRKLFLSLADTNQLPALFHCATGKDRTGWAAAALLTLLGVPREVVMQDYLRSNEYILPMYDTLIQKFVAAGGSKSIPLAIFGVREEYLNAAFDEVQTKYGSIEKYFSEGLGITVEQQTAMRKLYLKN, encoded by the coding sequence ATGAATTACATTAGTAAACTTTACACAAATTTCACACTTATTTCACTTATCGTACTGACAAGTATTATTTTTATTTCCTGCTCAAAAGTGGCAGACAAGCAAGCGAAACAACCTGAACCGGGACGCAGTCTGGGCATCGCTTCCGTCCCAAACCTGCGGGACTTGGGGGGCTACAAAACCACAAGCGGAGCCACCATTGCTAATGGGCTGGTATTTCGGGCGAACCAGCTTTTCAATGTCAGTGCCGGCGATATGCTTAAAATTGAGAAACTGAATCTCAAAAATGTCTTTGATTTACGGACTGCTGCAGAGAAAAATCCCGCCCCGGATGAGCTTCCTGCCGGCGTGAAGAATGTCTGGCTGGATGTACTTGCTGATGTTCCCTCTTCGGGACCTGCAAATCTGACTTCCCTTTTAACTGACCCAAAAAAAGCGAATATCGAACTTGGTGATGGCAAGGTCGAAGCCCTTTTCAAACAGGCTTACCGCGATTGCATTTCCCTTCCGAGTGCAAAAACAAATTTCAGGAAATTATTCCTCTCGCTCGCAGACACAAATCAGTTACCCGCACTTTTTCATTGTGCAACCGGGAAAGACCGTACCGGATGGGCAGCTGCAGCCCTGCTGACTCTTCTTGGCGTGCCGAGGGAAGTGGTTATGCAGGATTATCTTCGCAGTAATGAATATATTCTCCCAATGTACGACACTCTAATCCAAAAGTTTGTCGCAGCAGGTGGATCGAAATCGATTCCTTTAGCCATTTTTGGTGTAAGAGAAGAGTACCTCAATGCAGCATTTGACGAAGTGCAGACAAAATACGGCAGTATCGAAAAATATTTTTCCGAAGGCCTCGGAATAACCGTTGAACAGCAGACAGCCATGCGGAAATTATACCTTAAGAACTGA
- a CDS encoding class I SAM-dependent methyltransferase, with protein MKNENNYLAINRQSWNNRVATHLKSEFYDLDNFIKGKTSLNSIELDLLADVKGKTILHLQCHFGQDTISLSRLGAEVTGVDLSDKAIESAKQIASDTNSNANFICCDIYDLPNHLDKQFDIVFTSYGTIGWLPDLDKWAKIVSRYLKQNGKFVFVEFHPVVWMFDDNFEKIGYNYFKSDAIIETEKGTYADKTADIVVESVSWNHSLSEVITSLIQNGLEINSFEEYDYSPYNCFNKTIEFEPGKFRIEHLSNKIPMVYSVVARKK; from the coding sequence ATGAAAAACGAAAACAATTATTTAGCAATTAACCGGCAATCGTGGAACAACAGAGTAGCTACACATCTAAAATCTGAATTCTACGATCTTGATAATTTTATTAAAGGGAAAACTTCCCTGAACAGTATTGAGCTCGATTTACTTGCAGATGTAAAAGGGAAAACGATTTTGCATCTGCAATGTCATTTTGGACAGGACACAATTTCACTCTCCAGACTCGGTGCGGAGGTCACTGGAGTAGACCTGTCGGACAAGGCTATTGAAAGCGCAAAACAGATTGCATCTGATACAAACTCAAATGCCAATTTCATCTGCTGTGACATTTACGATTTACCAAATCATTTGGACAAGCAATTTGATATTGTCTTTACAAGTTACGGAACAATTGGCTGGTTACCCGATCTGGATAAGTGGGCTAAAATCGTTTCCCGATATCTGAAACAAAACGGAAAATTTGTGTTTGTAGAGTTCCATCCTGTAGTTTGGATGTTCGATGACAATTTTGAAAAGATTGGATATAATTATTTTAAATCGGATGCGATCATAGAAACTGAAAAAGGGACCTATGCCGATAAAACCGCGGACATTGTCGTGGAATCTGTTTCGTGGAATCACAGTCTAAGTGAGGTAATCACCAGTCTGATACAAAACGGACTCGAAATAAATTCTTTTGAGGAATATGATTATTCTCCTTACAACTGCTTTAACAAAACAATTGAGTTTGAACCCGGAAAATTTCGCATCGAGCATTTAAGCAACAAAATTCCGATGGTATATTCCGTAGTGGCAAGGAAGAAATAA
- a CDS encoding GIY-YIG nuclease family protein, with product MFYLYILYSKSINHYYIGQTSDLDGRLRSHISSSTCSN from the coding sequence ATGTTTTATCTCTACATCCTCTACTCGAAATCCATCAATCACTACTACATTGGTCAGACTTCCGATCTAGATGGTCGGCTGAGGAGTCATATCAGTTCATCAACATGCAGTAATTGA
- a CDS encoding GIY-YIG nuclease family protein codes for MFYLYILYSKSIDHYYIGQTSDLDGRLRRHNNSSSRFTSRATDWQIIYFEEYPTRSEAAKRESFIKKMKSRSFIMELTGHAGGRPE; via the coding sequence ATGTTTTATCTCTACATCCTCTACTCTAAATCCATAGACCACTACTACATTGGTCAGACTTCCGATCTAGATGGTCGGCTGAGGAGACATAACAATTCATCTTCCCGTTTCACATCAAGAGCCACCGACTGGCAAATCATTTATTTCGAAGAATACCCTACCCGCTCTGAAGCTGCGAAAAGAGAATCCTTCATCAAAAAAATGAAAAGTCGAAGTTTTATTATGGAACTGACAGGTCACGCAGGAGGTCGTCCCGAGTGA
- a CDS encoding response regulator, with protein sequence MENGKKAKKLLYVEDDIYCQNLVFRVLGGRFQLDMVPDAAAAFQKLATDDYDGMLIDINLGHGIDGAQLMERIKVTDHYKDKPLVAITAYAAHSDEEEFRARGFTHYLSKPFHLKDLIGLMEEIFGTGDE encoded by the coding sequence ATGGAAAACGGTAAAAAGGCTAAAAAACTTCTGTATGTGGAAGATGACATTTACTGTCAGAATCTGGTTTTTAGAGTCCTCGGTGGCAGGTTTCAATTGGATATGGTTCCTGATGCAGCAGCAGCATTTCAAAAACTGGCAACAGACGACTATGACGGAATGCTTATTGACATAAACCTTGGTCACGGAATTGATGGTGCCCAATTGATGGAGAGAATCAAAGTCACCGACCATTATAAAGACAAACCCCTCGTTGCAATAACAGCATATGCTGCCCATTCCGATGAAGAAGAATTTAGAGCAAGAGGATTTACTCACTATCTCTCGAAACCCTTCCACCTGAAAGATCTCATCGGCTTAATGGAAGAAATTTTCGGTACCGGAGACGAGTAG
- a CDS encoding SDR family oxidoreductase encodes MKILLTGVTGYIGKRLLPLLLEQGHEIVCCVRDKKRIPTEGIYADKRLTYFEVDFLKEIVIPPGVRSVDAAYYLIHSMTSDIRNFERLEETSANNFMNLVTALDTKRIIYLGGITNSSDLSKHLASRKKVEEILGSTSIPLTSIRAGIIVGSGSASFEIIRDLVEKLPVMVTPKWLNTKNQPIAIRNILECLTGVLDHPETENKSYDVGGPDILTYKQMLLKFAEVRGLRRYIYTVPVMTPRISSYWLYFVTATSYKLAVNLVNSMKIEVIARNNDLIELLGIKPIEYKEAVELAFQKIEQNNVLSSWKDSLVSSSEDSSLFDHINVPENGVFKDIREKVIEKDPDRVLRNIWSIGGERGWYYADFLWGIRGFLDKLVGGVGLRRGRTNLNTINTGDTLDFWRVLAADIAKKRLLLYAEMKLPGEAWLEFRILRKDGKDILLQTATYRPKGIFGRLYWYSVLPFHYFVFDGMAKNIVSYDL; translated from the coding sequence ATGAAAATTCTGCTGACCGGAGTAACCGGTTATATCGGAAAACGGCTTTTACCACTTCTTCTTGAACAGGGGCATGAAATTGTCTGCTGCGTTCGTGACAAAAAAAGGATTCCAACTGAAGGCATTTACGCTGACAAGAGGTTAACTTATTTTGAAGTGGATTTCCTCAAAGAAATTGTCATACCTCCGGGAGTCAGAAGTGTGGATGCTGCTTACTATTTGATTCACTCCATGACCTCTGATATCCGGAATTTTGAGCGACTTGAGGAGACATCCGCAAATAATTTCATGAACCTGGTTACCGCTCTCGATACCAAAAGGATCATCTATCTGGGTGGAATCACCAATTCTTCCGATCTCTCAAAGCATCTTGCATCGCGGAAAAAAGTTGAAGAAATTTTGGGCAGCACCTCAATTCCACTGACTTCAATTCGTGCGGGGATAATTGTCGGATCGGGAAGTGCCTCCTTTGAAATTATTCGCGACCTGGTGGAAAAGCTCCCCGTAATGGTTACACCTAAGTGGCTGAACACAAAAAACCAGCCCATCGCCATAAGGAACATACTTGAATGTCTGACAGGAGTTTTGGATCACCCCGAGACGGAAAACAAATCGTATGATGTCGGAGGTCCCGATATTTTGACCTACAAGCAGATGCTGCTGAAGTTTGCAGAAGTCAGGGGCTTGCGAAGATATATCTACACTGTCCCGGTGATGACTCCCCGGATATCGTCCTACTGGTTGTATTTTGTAACCGCCACTTCATATAAACTTGCGGTGAACCTTGTAAACAGTATGAAAATTGAAGTGATTGCGAGGAATAACGATCTCATCGAACTTCTGGGGATAAAACCGATAGAATATAAAGAGGCTGTCGAGCTCGCTTTTCAGAAGATAGAGCAGAACAATGTTCTCTCAAGCTGGAAGGATTCGCTTGTGTCGAGTTCGGAAGACAGCTCCCTCTTTGATCACATCAATGTACCTGAAAACGGCGTTTTTAAAGATATCCGTGAGAAAGTGATTGAAAAAGATCCCGACAGGGTTTTGCGGAACATCTGGTCGATTGGTGGAGAAAGAGGGTGGTATTATGCGGATTTTTTGTGGGGAATCAGAGGATTTCTCGATAAACTGGTCGGAGGTGTAGGCTTGCGGAGGGGAAGAACCAATCTCAACACGATTAATACCGGTGACACTCTCGATTTTTGGCGGGTGCTGGCGGCAGACATAGCCAAAAAGAGGCTCCTCTTGTATGCTGAGATGAAGTTACCGGGAGAAGCGTGGCTTGAGTTCAGGATTCTCAGAAAAGACGGTAAGGATATACTACTCCAGACGGCGACATACAGACCAAAAGGGATATTTGGCAGACTGTACTGGTATTCAGTCCTTCCCTTCCACTATTTTGTATTCGATGGAATGGCGAAAAACATAGTCAGCTATGATCTATGA